Below is a genomic region from Chelmon rostratus isolate fCheRos1 chromosome 7, fCheRos1.pri, whole genome shotgun sequence.
cctctctgtcacagtGGTGGATTGTGGGAGTCCGAAGGCGGTCGCCATGGCTGACGTGGTGTTTGGTAGTCATGACAACAGCACACTGTTTGGATCGACCATTCACTACATCTGCAGGGAGGACGCCTACCAGCTGAACACCAGCAACAGTAGGAGTATTAGTACTGTAGTACTAGTTTAAACATGCAGCTTTACACAGGTATACTTCAGAAGTGTACTTCTTTTAGAGATGAACTGATATCTTACAGTGAGCGCATGTTCAAGTCTGATCTTCAACTGATGGATCTTTACTTTGACatgttttgatgtatttttgtttccattcattcagttacatcatgtgttcatgttcatgtgttcatgttcatgtgttcatgtgttcatgtgttcatgttcatgtgttcatgtgttcatgttcatgtgttcatgtgttcttgtgctcatgtgttcatgttcatgtgttcatgtgttcttgtgttcatgtgttcatgtgttcatgtgttcatattcatgtgttcatgtgttcatgtgttcatgtgttcatgttcatgtgttcatgtgttcttgtgttcatgtgttcatgttcatgtgttcatgtgttcttgtgttcatgtgttcatgtgttcatgttcatgtgttcatgttcatgttcatgttcttgtgttcatgtgttcatgtgttcatgtgttcttgtgttcatgttcttgtgttcatgtttttgtgttcatgttcatgtgttcatgttcatgtgttcatgtgttcatgttcgtgtgttcatgttcatgtgttcaagttcatgttcatgtgttcaagttcatgttcatgtgttcttgtgttcatgtgttcatgttcatgtgttcatgtgttcatgttcatgtgttcatgttcatgtgttcatgtggtaatgtgttcatgttcgtgtgttcatgtgttcttgtgttcatgtgttcatgttcatgtgttcatgtgttcttgtgttcatgttcttgtgttcttgtgttcatgttcatgttcatgtgttcatgttcatgtgttcatgttcacgtgttcatgtgttcatgtgttcatgttcatgtgctcatgttcatgtgttcatgttcacatgttcatgtgttcatgtgctcatgttcatgtgttcatgtgttcatgtgctcatgtgttcatgttcatgtgttcatgtgttcatgtgttcttgtgttcttgtgttcatgtgttcatgtgaaagTTTCCTTAGTTTAGCTTGAAGTTCTCAGACTGTTTGGAATCAGTAACAAACTGATGcctgaaacattaaaaacagtaaatgtactgtgtgtacagtaaatagTACTTTGTTGTGAGGCTAGCTTCtacttttgtctgtgtgtgtttttgtactttgtgAGGACCTACTTTAGACTGAGAGTACTTGGGCGGGGCTGTTTGTGGGTTCACATTAGCGCAGCAGGATCCTCACCATCCAAAGCTGCTCCTGACGTGTGTTTGAACGTTGTAGGTTCGTACAGATGTGGGCCGAGTGGAGTCTGGATCAGCTCAGAGTCAGGAACCAGACTGCCGAGCTGCCTACCAGGTAACGTGATTAATGACTCATGTCTTCATCTGAAGTCTTGTGTTGTGTCACATTCCTGGATGCTAACATGACGTAGCCTTGTACACAGTAGCTGATGCAGCATCTGTCTCCTGTCCATGTCTCCGTCCAGCCTGTGGACGTCCGTCCCGCTCTTTCCGCCCTCAGGTGAAGAGGATCGTGGGCGGCCGCGGCGCCGAGCCCGGCCTGTTCCCCTGGCAGGTTCTGCTCAGCGTGGAGGATCTGTCCCGGGTCCCGGAGGACCGCTGGTTCGGCTCGGGGGCCCTGCTGTCCGACTCCTGGGTCCTCACGGCTGCCCATGTCCTGAGGTCCCAGAGGAGGGACACCAGTGTCGTCCCCGTGGCCCCTGAACACGTCAAGGTTTGAGGAAACTTACTGAAATTCTGAATAAGCCTCAGTCATGTGTCAACCTCTCCTGAGGGGGGGTCAGGGGGTCATTAAACAGGTCTCGATTTTCACCGCTGACTAATATTAATGTGTTTACACAGAAACCAGCTGAAGGTCCTGGAACCCTCTACAGCAGGCCCTGAACAATGTCCAAGCACACATGTTGATCTAATaaacctgttttctgtcttttttaccTGCATGTTGTTTAACACGCaggtaaaaaaaagtcattaataTATAAACTaataattaattcattcataattaatataataacgaacaaaaaatgactgaaatcagAGATGAACTTCATGTAGACTGAGTCGAGAAAGAAGCGCCGCAGGACAAAAACAGTGTCAACATGTAAACATGCTTtgaacatgtaaacatgcttcaaacatgtaaacatgcttCGAACATGTAAACATGCTTCGAACATGTAAACATGCAGTATAACCAGTAGAAGCGGTGTAAACCAGTAGAAGCGGTGTAAACCAGCACACCCAGTATAACCAGTGCTGGTCTTCCAGGTGTTCCTCGGTCTCCACGACGCTGGAGACAAACGTCTGGCCACCAACCGATCAGTGGAGGAAATCTTCCTCCATCCGCACTTCCAACCCAACAACTACAACAATGACATCGCCCTGCTGAAGCTGACAGACCGGGTGGAGTTTAACGAGGTGGTCCGTCCCGTCTGTCTCCCCCCACCTCACAACAAGGTGGGACAAATACTTCTACTTCTAATACTACGGAAAATACTTTGTCCAGGTCAGACATGATAAACCATGAGGACTGAGGACCGCAGGGGgacctttgacctctctctctctcgtcttcAGGATGACACCCCCACTCCTCTTCCTAACTCTCTGGGTGTAGTTGCTGGTTGGGGAATCTCCAACATCAATGCCTCCTCCTCCGGCGACCCCCCCACACTGACCTCCGACCCCACGGCACCCGCTGACCTCTTGCAGTACGTGAAGCTGCCGGTGGTGTCTCAGGACGAGTGTCAGGCGAGCTACGCCTCGCGCTCCGTCAGCTACAACATCACCGACAACATGTTCTGTGCTGGCTTCTTCGAGGGCGGGCGGGACACCTGCCTGGGGGACAGCGGGGGGGCGTTTGTGATGGAGGACGGGACCAGTCAGAGGTGGGCGGTGTTTGGGTTGGTGTCGTGGGGCGGGCCAGAGGACTGCGGGAGTCAGAGGGTGTATGGAGTCTACACCCGAGTGGCTAAATATGTGGAGTGGATACAgaaacagcttcctgctgccccctggtggtgaGACGGATGTCAGACAGACAAGAGGTACAGGTGATCACATGTCCTCTGACCAACAGCCTGACAGTATCGCACTAAATAcatgtaactaagtacatttacccaagtactgtactgaagtacacaatcgaggtacttgtacttttctTGAGCTTTAACCCTTTACTTCCTTTCCACTACAGTCAGAGGTATAATTACCTCAACTACATTTtcctgacagctttagttactagttacaGTAACATCACAGGAAAACACTGCCAGGgagtattttttattcattaggagtaattttacttttcatactttaagtacatgGTGCTGATAATACTCATACTTATACTGAAGTAATGTTTTGACTCCAGGACTTgtacttgtagtggagtattttcagatttgtttcagTTCATTGGAAGTAAAATCAGAACTGTTTACTGCGTTTTATACTcgcatgtgttttatgttgttataTTTGATCAAATCGACTGAAACAGGCTGAAACTTGGAAATGAAGCAGATGTTCACGCTCTGCTGTTCTGTGGGACAACGAGAAGAATAACGGGCAGATAGTCGGTGTTAAAGACGACGGCCTCGGTTTCCCGCTGAGTTTAGAACCTTTAACACCTGACACCTGTTTGTTTAGAGTTTAGTTTCAGAACCTTTGGAGGGTCTCGGGGGCCCGAGCCAAGAGGCGGGTTCCACCGGGGGCCACATAGAGACATCAACCACTGCACCACCTTGCTGCTTACTTTAATATACCACCAGAGACCTGAACACTGTGACTCTCTATGTTCTGTCCCACAATCCTTTGCTGCGCTGCCTCTGTGCCAACCAGACTTCATGTGTCTGTCCAGCTCTTGAGTTATCATCATGTATAAATTATATTCCTGCTCTCCAGAGGATAAACCCTCTAGGAATGACTCCATGATACTTCCTCTGGCGCCCCCTTCAGGCCAAGCTGTAGAGAAACAGTTTGTTGAGACCGTGACTGTAATgaactctgcagcctgcagagggCGCTGCCTTTCATTTACCAgtatgaagaaaagaaaagagaaaccaGAGCGACCTCGTTGATCCAAAGATAAAACTTCAGATCTGAAGCATCTGAAgatctttttattttaacagagctttctttctctgctgatTCGTATTCACTTCTTCAACTCTGTTATTATATTTTACAGACATTTGTATGAATTATATGAAAACTAATAAactttttttgcaaattaaaagcattttttctgaAAACCTTTGAGTTTAGTCACAACTgtaagaaaaaacagcaaagtggAAACATCAAGAACTCGTCAGAACAGTCTGATCTTACACAATGCATACTTTTACTGGGTTTGGGTAGTACTCTGGACTTCACTATAAATCTGAGGTACTTGGACtttgtttcagtattttgtgtATTGTGAGGGGAATTTATTacaatataatattaatattattaacaGTTTATACCAGAACAGCTGAAACGATCAGTCCATTAATCGATTAGTgtattgacagaaaatgaatgatgatctattgattattgatgtttgatctgctgcttttcctctgaatgatctgaatgtgtttgtaataatgtggagctttggactaaacaaacactgtgaaggcgtcactttggcctcatcgtcaccacatttctcactattttcacaatgtttccaaaccgaacgatcgatcgattgatggaggaaataatcagctgattgatccagaatgaaaagaatcattagttcaaatgaagctcaaccagctccaacagtaaaatcctgctttgacatgaacgactgagtcacagtaatctgatgagatcagagagaacaggagaacagatagaacaggagaacagaagaacaggaggacagcagaacaggagaacaggagaacagatagaacaggagatcagatagaacagatagaacaggaggacaggagaacagtggagaagtggaacaggagaacagtagaacaagagaacagtagatcagatagaacaggagaacaagagaacagtggaacagatagaacagaagGGCAGGAAAACAGTACAACAAGAAACagtagatcagatagaacagtagaacaggagaacagtggaacagtggaacAAGATAACagtagatcagatagaacaggagaacagtagaacaagagaacagtagatcagatagaacaggagaacaagtgaacagtggaacagatagaacagtagaacagaagaacaggaaaacagtAGAACAAGAGAACagtagatcagatagaacagtagaataggagaacagtggaacaatGGAACAAGATAACAGTAGATCAGATAGAgcagtagaacaggagaacagtggaacagtaaAACAAGAGAACAGTAGATCAGAAAGAACAGTAGAACAAGAGAACagtagatcagatagaacagaagaacaggagaaTAGTGGAACAAGAGAACagtagatcagatagaacagtagaacagcagaacaggagaacagtagaacagtcacagggacgttttactgcactcagtacttttactttaatacatCAAGTATGTTTTCCTGATTCTACTTTCACTGAAGTCAAAGGtctttgtgttctttgtgttctttgtgttctttgtgttggacaaattaaataaatttgacctttatgttaaaatgaaaaagaaccAAAGCAGAACGGGGAGATGATTCCACGTTAACCCTCAACTTCAAGTTCTTTATTCTACTGAAAGGCAGTCATGTAAAATCACTGTTTAGTTGTGAAAAGACGTTCTTGTACTTTGATACAACAAATAAttgatcacatcacatgacaagGAAATCCTGTTTGTACTTCCTTTTCCCACAAACACGTCACagttgacccccccccccccccccaccccccgacACATGTAGAACTAAGCTACTCTGAGACTGTATTTACAACTTTTGATCatgtttaaaaaggaaaaacattaaTTTCATTTAGATTTGATCATTTCAAACACTTCAcctcagctggaaaacatgGCTCActgtgaaaaagagaaatcatCCGTTCTGTAGTCCACCGTTCAGGgtcaagaggaggaagaaggactTGTTGTGTCTCCACTCTCGGTACCATTGATGTCCGACCTCTCCATGGTGTCTCTGATCCAGTTCAGGAAGTTCCCCAGTCTGGTATAGACTCCATATTTCCCctttgcagcacatttctctcCCCAGCTGACCACTCCGGTCAGAAACCAGGTCCCTCTGTAGTGTACCACGAATGGTCCTCCACTGTCTCCACTGCAGGCGTCCATGCTGACCTGCAGGTAGCCTGCACAGAACATGTTGTCTGTGATCACCTGCAGGACGGACACGCCTCGTTACCGACAGGCTGGTTTACgcagtatgtgcagtatttacagtctGCAGTATATACAgtctgtgcagtatttacagtctgtgcagtatttacagatacagtctgtgcagtatttacagtgtatgcagtgtgtgctgtatttatagTCCGTGCAGtagttacagtatgtgcagtatttgcagtctgtgcagtatttacagtatgtgcagtatttacagtctgtgcagtatttacagtatttacagtatgtacagtatgcgCAGTATGTTCAGTATGTGCAGTATTCACAGTATGCGCAGTATGTTCAGTATGcgcagtatttacagtatgtgcagtatgtgcagtatttacagaatgtgcagtatttgcagtctgtgcagtatttacagtatgcgcagtatgtgcagtatgtgcagtatgtgcagtatttacagtatgcgcagtatttacagtatgtgcagtatgtgcagtatttacagtctgtgcagtatttgcagtctgtgcagtatttacagtatgtgcagtatttacagcatgtgcagtatgtgcagtatttacagtatgtacagtatgtgcagtctgtgcagtataaacagtatgtgcagtatttgcagtctgtgcagtatttacagtatgtgcagtatatacagtctgtgcagtatttacagtatgtgcagtatttgcagtcagtgcagtatttacagtctATGCAGTATGTgtagtatttacagtatgtgcagtatttacagtatgcgCAGTATGTtcagtatgtgcagtatttatagtatgtgcagtatttgcagtctgtgcagtatttacagtatgtgcagtatataCAGTCTGTGCAGTATATGCAGTCTgtgcagtatatacagtatgtgcagtatttacagtatgtgcagtatgtacagtatgtgcagtatttacagtatgtgcagtatttgcagttatttacagtatgtgcagtatttacagtctgtgcagtatttacagtatatgcagtctgtgcagtatttacagtctgtgcagtatgtacagtatgtgcagtatttgcagtctgtgcagtatgtacagtatgtgcagtatttacagtctgtgcagtatttacagtctgtgcagtatgtacagtatgttcagtATTTACAgaatgtgcagtatttacagtctgtgcagcatttgcagtatgtgcagtatgtacagtatgtgcagtatttgcagtatgtgcagtatgtacagtatgtgcagtctttacagtatgtgcagtatttgcagtctgtgcagttatttacagtatgtgcagtatttacagtctgtgcagtattcacagtatttacagtctgtgcagtatttacagtatgtgcagtatttacagtatgtgcagtatttgcagtctgtgcagttatttacagtatgtgcagtatttacagtctgtgcagtattcacagtatttgcagtatgtgcagtatgtacagtatgtgcagtatttacagtatgtgcagtatttgcagtctgtgcagttatttacagtatgtgcagtatttacagtctgtgcagtattcacagtatttacagtatgtgcagtatttacagtatgtgcagtacgtacagtatgtgcagtatttacagtctgtgcagttatttacagtatgtgcagtatttacagtctgtgcagtattcacagtatttacagtatgtgcagtatttacagtatgtgcagtacGTACAGTATGcgcagtatttacagtatttacagtatgtgcagtatttacagtatgtgcagtatttgcagtatgtgcagtatttacagtatgtgcagtatttaaagCAGTCTGCTTCTcgctgcaggtgaagcagaaaCTTCAGAAGCAGGATGTTTTCTCAGTTGGATCTGATCACCTGTTCAGTAGATGCGGTGCAGTCTTTGTAGCTGACCACTGGGAGTGTGACCTTCCTTAGGAACCGGGAGGACCTGCCCAGGTAGCGAGTGAGCCCCCAGCCTGTCACCACACCCCGGTTACCctcctgaacacacaaacacaaacagctctgacCTCAGACCTGTCCTTCAACGTACAGACTGACAATCAGCAGGGCAGTAAACACAGTTACCTTTAGCAGGTATTTGGAGAGGTGGGGGTCCGGGAGGCAGGCGGGGACCACAGTTGGGCCCCTGACGACAGGCCGGGCGAGGTACAGCAGGGCGATGTCGCTGTCGAAGGTGAAGGAGTGGAAGTGAGGATGAATGATGACCCTCTGGATCTTTATCCGCTGCTCACCTGGATCAGGACGCTGCTTATCAAAGTcccctgcagacagagacataATTCATCTGGTTCCATTAATTATTGAAACTATCCCACAACAACCACACCCTGTCTGTGTTCACATGGTGCTGTGGAATCTGGACTAAATGGGACCTGTAAAAAGTAAACAGAAGTGTCTGTTACCGATAGTAACGTGGTCTGCAGCCTCATCcaagcagtgagcagcagagacCACCCACTGATCAGAGACCAGAGTCCCGCCGCAGAAACCATAACCGTCAGACCTGCGGACCagaacctgaacacacacagaaacaggcaCTATTTAATCACTGATATGataactgatgtttttattgaccAGGGCGAAAAccacattgttcctcctgaatccgaggttcaaCTATCAGCCGTATTCTCCTCTCCAATACCCTTaaatagactttaccagggaggctgatgagtgtgatccccctgtagttggagcacaccctccggtcccccttcttgaatagagggaccaccaccccggtctgccagtccaggggcactgtccccaactgccacgcgatgttgcagaggcctgtcaaccaagacagccctacaacatccAGGGACTTGAGGTACTCAaggcggatctcatccacccccggtgccttgccaccgaggagcttccgaactacctcggtgacctcagcctgagtgatggatgagccaacctctgagtccccagcccctgcttcctctacggagggcgtggcaatgggattgaggagatcctcaaagtagtccttccaccgcccgacaatatccccagtcgaagtcaacagctccccacctccactgtaaacagtgttggcagggtactgcttccccaTTCTGAGGCGCCGGATGGTTTGCCAGAATCTCTTTGTGGCCGgccgataatcctcctccatggcctccccgaacttttccgATACCCATagagtttttgcttccacaaccgCCCGTGCCGCAGCACCAACCACCAAGACACCGATTTCCCTtagcttgacggcatcccttacttccaGTGTCCAccacccgagtgtccaagacattCGGCAGAAGGTTAGATGACATGACAAAGTCTATCAATGACCtccggcctagagtgtcctggtgccacgtgcactgatggacactcttatgcttaaacatggtgttcgttatggacaaactgtgactagcacagaagtccaataacagaacactgctcgggttcagatcagggaggccgttcctcccaatcacgcccCTCCAGGTAAgactgtcgctgcccacgtgagcgttgaagtcccccagtagaatGACAGAGTCCCCAGTtggagcactttccagcgcccctcccacggactccaagaagggtgggtgCTCTACGCTGTTGTTCGCccgtaggccgaaacaacagtgaggcacctgtccccaacccgaagtcgtagggcagcgaccctctcgttcaccggggaaaactccaacacatggcggctaaggtgggggGCTATAAGCAGGCTCACACCAGCCCCCCGCCTCTCAccgcgggcaactccagagtagaagagagtccagcctctctcaaggagttgggttccagaacccagactgtgcgtggaggtgagcccgactatctctagcctgtaccgctcaacctcccgcactagctcgggctcctcCCCCCCCAGtgaggtgacattccatgtccccattgccagattcaaTTCAGATTCATGTCGCCAATCCGGGCGACATGATGGTCCTTGATCAGAGGCTTTATTCGAGCTTCCTCTCTGGAAACGACGCGATGAGCGTGAAGCAGAACAGTGACGTCATGTCTGCCAGACGACGAGCTGAAGTCTCTGTAAAGCttctgaagctgaagctgcagagtcagagGATTGTTCATCACTCTCAGGGGCAGCAACACACcgtcactttgtttttattaaataatattTAGAACTGCTCATAATTAATAAATCTCGATTGAAAAGGTGTCCACACCTGCCAGGGACTCCCTCCTCGTTCTTCCAGGACTCCACCCACGATGCGTAGtatcccctcctcctctcctcccccatcCTCCCCCCTCAGCTCCGTctcatcccctcctctctggTCAGACGTTGCATTCACTGTCCTCAGTTCCTCTTGTGTCTCTGTTAAGTTCAGTGCCGTTACccagctgtctgtgctgttgtccATTGTCTCTCGGGTGATGTTGACCTGATCTTGGTGACTCCACAGAGAACGACTTCGGTGCAACAGCTCACTCTGCTGACGACCGCAGGGGAACGAcactggacaggaagagagaaaatacacTACAGCAGTACTGTGTGCAGTAGTTTCAGTAGTATGAGTAGTACTGTGTGCAGTAGTTTCAGTAGTATGAGTAGTACTGTTTGCTGTATTTACAGTAGTATCAGTAGAACTGTGTGCAGTAGTTTCAGTAGTATCAGCAGTACTGGGTGCAATAGTTGCAGTAATATAAGGGGTACTGTGTGCAGTAGTTAAAGTAGTGATATCAGTATCAGCAGT
It encodes:
- the LOC121608685 gene encoding coagulation factor IX — protein: MLPSTALATALCTLLTCSAMIECTVFLDRSSSGQILRSSSRRRRANSHFLEEMLPGDLERECYEESCSQEEATEIFQTKEKTLEFWYKYTNLNPCRTNPCKNGGMCTMDRGDFLCLCPPQYHGKTCDSVVLQCHYRNGGCMQYCRDLLGGAGVQCGCSDGFQLEPDGQSCSQTVSFPCGRQQSELLHRSRSLWSHQDQVNITRETMDNSTDSWVTALNLTETQEELRTVNATSDQRGGDETELRGEDGGGEEEGILRIVGGVLEERGGSPWQVLVRRSDGYGFCGGTLVSDQWVVSAAHCLDEAADHVTIGDFDKQRPDPGEQRIKIQRVIIHPHFHSFTFDSDIALLYLARPVVRGPTVVPACLPDPHLSKYLLKEGNRGVVTGWGLTRYLGRSSRFLRKVTLPVVSYKDCTASTEQVITDNMFCAGYLQVSMDACSGDSGGPFVVHYRGTWFLTGVVSWGEKCAAKGKYGVYTRLGNFLNWIRDTMERSDINGTESGDTTSPSSSS